From Lycium ferocissimum isolate CSIRO_LF1 unplaced genomic scaffold, AGI_CSIRO_Lferr_CH_V1 ctg4096, whole genome shotgun sequence, one genomic window encodes:
- the LOC132044266 gene encoding cytochrome c biogenesis CcmF C-terminal-like mitochondrial protein, producing the protein MCCEHFHFEPLIFSREAKLERIEQMVQLHNFFFFITSMVVPRGTAAPVLLKWFVSRDVPTGALFSNGTIIPIPIPSFPLLVYLHSRKFIRSADGAKSGVLVRASRPILLPDIIGRSSSETRARNALFRFVPVLHFLLLESKGDFSYLESFCGVLRLLFFRTFFFLPRDRSAKPERARRRKGQTLRPNGNEQRRNEKMRCLGHPHLERRVEGFGPVAFPVPPSSGGACVEGAPPEIGLEALTLPTSRELMAVGHDYYQKAPMKMNISHGGVCIFMLGVLLSCDPAAYVRPVAHASYLFRAGGVNSDSIRVFNPAAEMLS; encoded by the coding sequence ATGTGTTGCGAACACTTTCATTTTGAGCCTCTCATCTTCTCTAGAGAAGCAAAACTCGAACGGATAGAACAGATGGTCCAACTacataactttttctttttcattactTCCATGGTCGTGCCTCGTGGCACGGCAGCACCCGTACTATTGAAATGGTTCGTCAGTAGAGATGTTCCCACAGGTGCCCTTTTTTCCAATGGTACTATAATTCCTATTCCTATCCCTTCATTCCCTCTTTTGGTCTATCTACATTCCAGGAAATTCATACGCTCCGCGGACGGAGCAAAAAGTGGAGTCTTGGTCAGAGCAAGCCGCCCTATTCTATTACCAGACATAATTGGGAGAAGCTCATCCGAAACTAGAGCTAGAAACGCTTTATTTCGTTTCGTTCCCGTTCTTCATTTCCTTCTTCTCGAATCCAAGGGGGACTTCTCATATTTAGAATCTTTCTGCGGTGTGCTCCGTTTACTATTCTTTCGtactttcttctttttaccACGCGATAGGTCAGCGAAGCCTGAGCGGGCGCGGAGAAGGAAAGGCCAAACACTTCGGCCTAACGGGAATGAGCAACGACGAAATGAGAAGATGAGGTGCCTCGGGCACCCCCATTTAGAAAGAAGGGTCGAAGGTTTTGGGCCTGTAGCTTTCCCCGTCCCCCCTTCGTCGGGCGGTGCTTGTGTGGAGGGTGCGCCACCAGAAATCGGGCTTGAAGCTCTCACCTTACCAACAAGCCGAGAGCTGATGGCTGTTGGTCACGACTACTATCAAAAAGCTCCTATGAAGATGAATATTTCACATGGAGGAGTGTGCATCTTTATGTTGGGTGTTCTTCTGTCGTGCGACCCGGCGGCTTATGTGCGACCTGTGGCCCACGCCTCCTATTTGTTCAGGGCGGGCGGCGTGAACTCTGATTCGATCCGGGTATTCAATCCCGCCGCTGAGATGCTCAGTTGA